From one Brevinematia bacterium genomic stretch:
- the ychF gene encoding redox-regulated ATPase YchF: MGFSCGIVGLPNVGKSTLFNALTKANAQVSNYPFCTIEPNVGIVEIRDERLDTLAKLSNSQKKTYTTIKFIDIAGLVKNASKGEGLGNQFLSNIRDVDAIVHLIRLFNSPEVPHIGDIDPIRDLEIINTELILKDLEFIEKAKEKLIKLAKSGDKEAHKELEILEKLHSELLNGKMAISILSEEEKETIEKYQLLTAKPMLIVANIDEKLIGKEESDINFTKLAEYVNKNLNTKVLPISAKLEDEIAELPEEEGKAFLKELGVELSGLQILATEGYKILNLITFFTIKGIESRAWTVKKGTNILKAAGKIHSDMEKGFIKAEVIHYDELVKIGSWTKAKEEGKIRVEGKDYIVKDGDVILIRFNV; encoded by the coding sequence ATGGGATTCAGTTGTGGTATAGTAGGACTTCCTAACGTTGGAAAATCTACTCTCTTCAATGCCCTAACAAAAGCTAACGCTCAGGTATCAAACTATCCTTTCTGCACTATAGAACCCAATGTCGGCATTGTTGAAATACGAGACGAACGGCTTGATACCCTAGCAAAACTGTCAAACTCCCAAAAAAAAACCTACACAACAATAAAATTCATTGACATTGCAGGACTTGTCAAAAACGCAAGTAAAGGAGAAGGACTTGGTAACCAATTCTTATCAAACATAAGAGATGTAGACGCAATAGTACACCTAATCAGACTGTTCAATTCACCCGAGGTCCCGCATATAGGAGATATTGACCCCATAAGAGATCTTGAAATAATAAACACAGAACTCATCCTAAAGGATCTAGAATTTATTGAAAAAGCCAAAGAAAAACTAATAAAGCTTGCAAAATCCGGTGACAAAGAAGCGCACAAAGAACTAGAAATCTTGGAAAAACTACACAGCGAACTACTTAACGGAAAAATGGCCATCAGTATCCTATCAGAGGAAGAAAAAGAAACTATTGAAAAATATCAGCTCCTTACGGCGAAACCAATGCTAATTGTTGCTAATATTGATGAGAAACTTATAGGCAAAGAAGAGTCTGACATAAATTTTACCAAACTTGCGGAATACGTAAACAAAAACCTAAATACCAAGGTCCTACCCATATCTGCAAAACTTGAAGATGAAATAGCAGAACTCCCAGAGGAAGAAGGAAAAGCATTCCTGAAGGAACTAGGAGTTGAACTTAGCGGACTTCAAATACTCGCAACAGAAGGCTACAAAATTCTTAACCTAATAACCTTCTTCACCATCAAAGGTATTGAGAGCAGAGCATGGACCGTAAAGAAAGGAACAAATATACTAAAAGCAGCTGGCAAAATACACTCAGATATGGAAAAAGGCTTTATAAAAGCTGAAGTCATCCACTATGACGAGCTTGTCAAAATAGGCTCTTGGACCAAAGCCAAAGAAGAAGGTAAAATAAGAGTAGAAGGAAAAGACTACA